One Methanobacterium sp. DNA window includes the following coding sequences:
- a CDS encoding GTP-binding protein: MKKNKETKIVVMGAYNSGKTTTLEQICHNRAKVEYNGTTTGLDYGSTHISGEKVHFFGTPGQDRFQFMRKILSEGLDGAILVVDNSNGITSTDQEIIERLDQFQIPYVVFSNKQDLNRDKLELNCEAPIIPTIAQEGQGIMDGVGVLLEMVKSGR, from the coding sequence ATGAAGAAAAACAAGGAAACCAAAATTGTAGTTATGGGCGCCTATAATTCTGGGAAAACCACTACTTTAGAACAGATCTGCCATAATAGGGCTAAGGTTGAATATAATGGCACTACTACTGGTTTAGACTATGGTAGTACCCATATCAGTGGTGAAAAGGTGCATTTCTTCGGAACACCTGGTCAGGATCGTTTTCAATTCATGCGCAAAATCCTCTCAGAGGGCTTGGACGGTGCTATACTGGTAGTTGATAACAGTAATGGAATCACCTCCACGGATCAGGAGATCATAGAACGTTTGGATCAATTCCAAATTCCCTATGTTGTTTTTTCAAATAAACAGGATTTAAACCGCGATAAATTGGAATTGAATTGTGAAGCCCCTATTATTCCCACTATTGCCCAGGAAGGACAAGGAATAATGGATGGAGTGGGAGTTCTTCTAGAAATGGTTAAATCGGGGCGATAA